One genomic segment of Rhinopithecus roxellana isolate Shanxi Qingling chromosome 6, ASM756505v1, whole genome shotgun sequence includes these proteins:
- the ZNF316 gene encoding zinc finger protein 316 isoform X2 produces the protein MKVTLARSPRSPMSCRKEPDLLASRHLSLLPAPSCLASACSLSVLRLLGVPCWPGSCVLRTRPRGGSLPGRMAALHRTPDSPAVQLERAEDGAECDPDQEEEEEEEEKGEEAQEVAEEEEEIVVEEEEEGVAEVVEDTQVEEVAEVEVEADVEEEEDVKEVLAEEQPPALGTQERLSHGGDAKSPVLQEKGLQASWAPATPRDEDLEEDEEEEEEDEDEDDLLTAGSQGLVTFEDVAVYFSLEEWERLEADQRGLYQEVMQENYGILVSLGYPIPKPDLIFRLEQGEEPWVPDSPRPEEGDIVTGVYTGAWFWTDDIEDHDEEDDEDFLAEVAEEENEPPGLWSAAYGVGDVPGTWGPDDSDSAQTPERWGPDQGGLGVLADGSETKPFLHGREPGANLLSTWAFPASVAPLAGRPETTCDVCGKVFPHRSRLAKHQRYHAAVKPFGCEECGKGFVYRSHLAIHQRTHTGEKPFPCPDCGKRFVYKSHLVTHRRIHTGERPYRCAFCGAGFGRRSYLVTHQRTHTGERPYPCPHCGRSFSQSSALARHQAVHTADRPHCCPDCGQAFRLRADFQRHRRGGGCAEPGGDGPRREPGETAAAAGPEDTDPGPEGPGGPEAGEADGEAEAAAEEREEAAPTPSGKADPAPHRRFLELGNGLGEGEGPSSHPLGFHFPVHPKSWLHPDSFPLLGLPDFRERLPVDGRPLPAPLGGPLSLVEGTGLACDPFGAGGAGGGGGGLRAFGPAVGSLLAEPAPAALAEEESPWICSDCGKTFGRRAALAKHQRYHAGERPHRCADCGKSFVYGSHLARHRRTHTGERPFPCPECGARFARGSHLAAHVRGHTGEKPFVCGVCGAGFSRRAHLTAHGRAHTGERPYACGECGRRFGQSAALTRHQWAHAEEKPHRCPDCGKGFGHSSDFKRHRRTHTGEKPFRCADCGRGFAQRSNLAKHRRGHTGERPFPCPECGKRFSQRSVLVTHQRTHTGERPYACANCGRRFSQSSHLLTHMKTHRGAAAAAGSGSAPAPTPKPEAAAKGPSSAGPGERGSALLEFAGGTSFGSEHQAAFAGPSGAYREGVL, from the exons ATGAAGGTGACGCTGGCTCGCAGCCCCCGCTCTCCCATGTCCTGCAGGAAGGAGCCTGACCTGCTGGCTTCCCGGCACCTGTCTCTCCTCCCAGCCCCGTCCTGCCTTGCAAGTGCCTGCAGCCTGTCTGTGCTGAGACTTCTTGGCGTTCCCTGCTGGCCTGGTTCATGTGTGTTGAGGACCAG GCCACGCGGAGGCTCGCTCCCAGGGAGGATGGCGGCACTCCACAGGACTCCCGACTCCCCAGCTGTCCAGCTGGAGCGGGCAGAGGACGGGGCAGAGTGCGACCCTgaccaggaggaagaggaggaggaggaggaaaagggggaAGAGGCGCAGGAGGtggcagaagaggaggaggagatagtggtggaagaggaggaggagggtgtggCAGAGGTAGTGGAGGACACGCAGGTGGAGGAGGTGGCCgaggtggaggtggaggcggacgtggaggaggaggaggacgtgAAGGAGGTGCTGGCAGAGGAGCAGCCTCCGGCATTGGGGACCCAGGAGCGACTTAGCCATGGTGGTGATGCCAAGTCCCCAGTTCTTCAGGAAAAGG GCCTGCAGGCCTCCTGGGCTCCGGCCACTCCTAGGGATGAGGAcctggaggaggatgaggaggaggaggaggaggatgaggacgAGGATGATTTGCTGACGGCTGGGTCTCAG GGACTGGTGACGTTTGAAGACGTGGCTGTGTACTTCTCCCTGGAGGAGTGGGAAAGGCTGGAAGCAGACCAGCGGGGCCTCTATCAGGAAGTCATGCAGGAGAACTATGGGATTCTGGTGTCCTTGG GATACCCAATCCCCAAGCCTGATCTGATCTTCCGGCTGGAACAAGGGGAAGAACCTTGGGTCCCAGATAGCCCCCGACCTGAGGAAGGAGACATCGTCACTGGTGTCTACACAG GAGCCTGGTTCTGGACGGACGACATAGAGGACCACGATGAGGAAGACGATGAGGATTTCCTGGCGGAGGTGGCTGAGGAGGAGAACGAGCCCCCAGGGCTCTGGTCAGCGGCCTACGGCGTGGGCGACGTGCCTGGGACGTGGGGCCCCGACGACTCGGATTCGGCGCAGACTCCAGAGAGGTGGGGCCCCGACCAAGGCGGCCTCGGGGTACTGGCCGACGGCTCTGAAACAAAGCCTTTCCTGCACGGCCGGGAGCCGGGTGCGAACCTGCTGTCGACCTGGGCGTTCCCCGCCTCAGTGGCTCCGCTGGCCGGGCGGCCCGAGACCACGTGCGACGTGTGCGGCAAGGTCTTCCCGCACCGCTCGCGGCTGGCCAAGCACCAGCGCTACCACGCGGCAGTCAAGCCCTTCGGCTGTGAGGAGTGCGGCAAGGGCTTCGTGTACCGCTCGCACCTGGCCATCCACCAGCGCACGCACACCGGTGAGAAGCCCTTCCCGTGCCCGGACTGCGGCAAGCGCTTCGTCTACAAGTCGCACCTGGTTACGCACCGACGCATCCACACGGGCGAGCGGCCCTACCGCTGCGCTTTCTGCGGCGCGGGCTTCGGACGCCGCTCCTACCTGGTCACGCACCAGCGCACGCACACGGGCGAGCGGCCCTACCCGTGTCCGCACTGCGGCCGCAGCTTCAGCCAGAGCTCGGCGCTGGCGCGGCACCAGGCGGTGCACACGGCCGACCGCCCGCACTGCTGCCCCGACTGCGGCCAGGCCTTCCGCCTGCGCGCCGACTTCCAGCGCCACCGACGCGGCGGGGGCTGTGCGGAGCCGGGTGGTGACGGCCCCCGGCGGGAGCCCGGCGAGACGGCGGCCGCCGCGGGGCCGGAGGACACCGACCCTGGGCCAGAGGGACCGGGGGGACCTGAAGCCGGTGAAGCGGACGGAGAGGCGGAGGCCGCGGCCGAGGAGAGAGAGGAGGCGGCGCCCACCCCCAGCGGCAAGGCTGACCCCGCGCCGCACCGGCGCTTCCTGGAGCTGGGCAATGGCCTGGGAGAGGGCGAAGGCCCCTCCTCCCACCCGCTGGGCTTCCACTTCCCCGTGCACCCCAAGTCCTGGCTGCACCCAGACAGCTTCCCGCTCCTGGGCCTACCCGACTTCCGAGAGCGGCTGCCGGTCGACGGGCGCCCGCTCCCTGCGCCCCTGGGGGGCCCGCTCTCCCTGGTGGAGGGGACAGGGCTGGCCTGCGACCCTTTCGGCGCCGGCGGGGCCGGGGGCGGCGGAGGCGGCCTGCGCGCGTTCGGGCCTGCCGTCGGGAGTCTGCTCGCGGAGCCCGCGCCGGCCGCGCTGGCGGAGGAGGAGAGCCCGTGGATCTGCTCCGACTGCGGCAAGACGTTCGGGCGCCGGGCTGCGCTGGCCAAGCACCAGCGCTACCACGCGGGCGAGAGGCCACACCGCTGCGCCGATTGCGGCAAGAGCTTCGTGTACGGCTCGCACCTGGCGCGCCACCGGCGCACGCACACCGGCGAGCGGCCCTTCCCGTGCCCCGAGTGCGGCGCGCGCTTCGCCCGTGGCTCGCACTTGGCGGCGCACGTGCGCGGCCACACCGGCGAGAAACCGTTCGTGTGCGGCGTGTGCGGCGCGGGCTTCAGCCGTCGCGCGCACTTGACAGCTCACGGGCGCGCGCACACCGGGGAGCGGCCCTACGCGTGCGGAGAGTGCGGCCGGCGCTTCGGACAGAGCGCCGCGCTGACGCGGCACCAGTGGGCTCACGCCGAGGAGAAGCCGCACCGCTGCCCCGACTGCGGCAAGGGCTTCGGCCACAGCTCGGACTTCAAGCGTCACCGACGCACTCACACGGGCGAGAAACCCTTCCGCTGCGCCGACTGCGGCCGCGGCTTCGCGCAGCGCTCCAATCTGGCCAAGCACCGGCGCGGCCACACGGGCGAACGTCCTTTCCCGTGCCCTGAGTGTGGCAAGCGCTTTTCGCAGCGTTCTGTGCTGGTCACGCACCAGCGCACACACACGGGCGAGCGGCCCTATGCCTGCGCCAACTGCGGCCGCCGCTTTTCGCAGAGTTCGCACCTGCTCACCCACATGAAGACGCACCGCGGCGCCGCCGCAGCGGCGGGCTCGGGTTCGGCCCCAGCCCCCACGCCCAAGCCCGAGGCGGCCGCCAAGGGGCCGTCCAGCGCTGGCCCGGGGGAGCGCGGCAGCGCCCTGCTGGAGTTCGCGGGCGGCACAAGCTTCGGCTCCGAGCACCAGGCCGCGTTCGCCGGGCCCTCGGGCGCCTACAGGGAGGGCGTCCTGTGA
- the ZNF316 gene encoding zinc finger protein 316 isoform X1, translating into MAALHRTPDSPAVQLERAEDGAECDPDQEEEEEEEEKGEEAQEVAEEEEEIVVEEEEEGVAEVVEDTQVEEVAEVEVEADVEEEEDVKEVLAEEQPPALGTQERLSHGGDAKSPVLQEKGLQASWAPATPRDEDLEEDEEEEEEDEDEDDLLTAGSQGLVTFEDVAVYFSLEEWERLEADQRGLYQEVMQENYGILVSLGYPIPKPDLIFRLEQGEEPWVPDSPRPEEGDIVTGVYTGAWFWTDDIEDHDEEDDEDFLAEVAEEENEPPGLWSAAYGVGDVPGTWGPDDSDSAQTPERWGPDQGGLGVLADGSETKPFLHGREPGANLLSTWAFPASVAPLAGRPETTCDVCGKVFPHRSRLAKHQRYHAAVKPFGCEECGKGFVYRSHLAIHQRTHTGEKPFPCPDCGKRFVYKSHLVTHRRIHTGERPYRCAFCGAGFGRRSYLVTHQRTHTGERPYPCPHCGRSFSQSSALARHQAVHTADRPHCCPDCGQAFRLRADFQRHRRGGGCAEPGGDGPRREPGETAAAAGPEDTDPGPEGPGGPEAGEADGEAEAAAEEREEAAPTPSGKADPAPHRRFLELGNGLGEGEGPSSHPLGFHFPVHPKSWLHPDSFPLLGLPDFRERLPVDGRPLPAPLGGPLSLVEGTGLACDPFGAGGAGGGGGGLRAFGPAVGSLLAEPAPAALAEEESPWICSDCGKTFGRRAALAKHQRYHAGERPHRCADCGKSFVYGSHLARHRRTHTGERPFPCPECGARFARGSHLAAHVRGHTGEKPFVCGVCGAGFSRRAHLTAHGRAHTGERPYACGECGRRFGQSAALTRHQWAHAEEKPHRCPDCGKGFGHSSDFKRHRRTHTGEKPFRCADCGRGFAQRSNLAKHRRGHTGERPFPCPECGKRFSQRSVLVTHQRTHTGERPYACANCGRRFSQSSHLLTHMKTHRGAAAAAGSGSAPAPTPKPEAAAKGPSSAGPGERGSALLEFAGGTSFGSEHQAAFAGPSGAYREGVL; encoded by the exons ATGGCGGCACTCCACAGGACTCCCGACTCCCCAGCTGTCCAGCTGGAGCGGGCAGAGGACGGGGCAGAGTGCGACCCTgaccaggaggaagaggaggaggaggaggaaaagggggaAGAGGCGCAGGAGGtggcagaagaggaggaggagatagtggtggaagaggaggaggagggtgtggCAGAGGTAGTGGAGGACACGCAGGTGGAGGAGGTGGCCgaggtggaggtggaggcggacgtggaggaggaggaggacgtgAAGGAGGTGCTGGCAGAGGAGCAGCCTCCGGCATTGGGGACCCAGGAGCGACTTAGCCATGGTGGTGATGCCAAGTCCCCAGTTCTTCAGGAAAAGG GCCTGCAGGCCTCCTGGGCTCCGGCCACTCCTAGGGATGAGGAcctggaggaggatgaggaggaggaggaggaggatgaggacgAGGATGATTTGCTGACGGCTGGGTCTCAG GGACTGGTGACGTTTGAAGACGTGGCTGTGTACTTCTCCCTGGAGGAGTGGGAAAGGCTGGAAGCAGACCAGCGGGGCCTCTATCAGGAAGTCATGCAGGAGAACTATGGGATTCTGGTGTCCTTGG GATACCCAATCCCCAAGCCTGATCTGATCTTCCGGCTGGAACAAGGGGAAGAACCTTGGGTCCCAGATAGCCCCCGACCTGAGGAAGGAGACATCGTCACTGGTGTCTACACAG GAGCCTGGTTCTGGACGGACGACATAGAGGACCACGATGAGGAAGACGATGAGGATTTCCTGGCGGAGGTGGCTGAGGAGGAGAACGAGCCCCCAGGGCTCTGGTCAGCGGCCTACGGCGTGGGCGACGTGCCTGGGACGTGGGGCCCCGACGACTCGGATTCGGCGCAGACTCCAGAGAGGTGGGGCCCCGACCAAGGCGGCCTCGGGGTACTGGCCGACGGCTCTGAAACAAAGCCTTTCCTGCACGGCCGGGAGCCGGGTGCGAACCTGCTGTCGACCTGGGCGTTCCCCGCCTCAGTGGCTCCGCTGGCCGGGCGGCCCGAGACCACGTGCGACGTGTGCGGCAAGGTCTTCCCGCACCGCTCGCGGCTGGCCAAGCACCAGCGCTACCACGCGGCAGTCAAGCCCTTCGGCTGTGAGGAGTGCGGCAAGGGCTTCGTGTACCGCTCGCACCTGGCCATCCACCAGCGCACGCACACCGGTGAGAAGCCCTTCCCGTGCCCGGACTGCGGCAAGCGCTTCGTCTACAAGTCGCACCTGGTTACGCACCGACGCATCCACACGGGCGAGCGGCCCTACCGCTGCGCTTTCTGCGGCGCGGGCTTCGGACGCCGCTCCTACCTGGTCACGCACCAGCGCACGCACACGGGCGAGCGGCCCTACCCGTGTCCGCACTGCGGCCGCAGCTTCAGCCAGAGCTCGGCGCTGGCGCGGCACCAGGCGGTGCACACGGCCGACCGCCCGCACTGCTGCCCCGACTGCGGCCAGGCCTTCCGCCTGCGCGCCGACTTCCAGCGCCACCGACGCGGCGGGGGCTGTGCGGAGCCGGGTGGTGACGGCCCCCGGCGGGAGCCCGGCGAGACGGCGGCCGCCGCGGGGCCGGAGGACACCGACCCTGGGCCAGAGGGACCGGGGGGACCTGAAGCCGGTGAAGCGGACGGAGAGGCGGAGGCCGCGGCCGAGGAGAGAGAGGAGGCGGCGCCCACCCCCAGCGGCAAGGCTGACCCCGCGCCGCACCGGCGCTTCCTGGAGCTGGGCAATGGCCTGGGAGAGGGCGAAGGCCCCTCCTCCCACCCGCTGGGCTTCCACTTCCCCGTGCACCCCAAGTCCTGGCTGCACCCAGACAGCTTCCCGCTCCTGGGCCTACCCGACTTCCGAGAGCGGCTGCCGGTCGACGGGCGCCCGCTCCCTGCGCCCCTGGGGGGCCCGCTCTCCCTGGTGGAGGGGACAGGGCTGGCCTGCGACCCTTTCGGCGCCGGCGGGGCCGGGGGCGGCGGAGGCGGCCTGCGCGCGTTCGGGCCTGCCGTCGGGAGTCTGCTCGCGGAGCCCGCGCCGGCCGCGCTGGCGGAGGAGGAGAGCCCGTGGATCTGCTCCGACTGCGGCAAGACGTTCGGGCGCCGGGCTGCGCTGGCCAAGCACCAGCGCTACCACGCGGGCGAGAGGCCACACCGCTGCGCCGATTGCGGCAAGAGCTTCGTGTACGGCTCGCACCTGGCGCGCCACCGGCGCACGCACACCGGCGAGCGGCCCTTCCCGTGCCCCGAGTGCGGCGCGCGCTTCGCCCGTGGCTCGCACTTGGCGGCGCACGTGCGCGGCCACACCGGCGAGAAACCGTTCGTGTGCGGCGTGTGCGGCGCGGGCTTCAGCCGTCGCGCGCACTTGACAGCTCACGGGCGCGCGCACACCGGGGAGCGGCCCTACGCGTGCGGAGAGTGCGGCCGGCGCTTCGGACAGAGCGCCGCGCTGACGCGGCACCAGTGGGCTCACGCCGAGGAGAAGCCGCACCGCTGCCCCGACTGCGGCAAGGGCTTCGGCCACAGCTCGGACTTCAAGCGTCACCGACGCACTCACACGGGCGAGAAACCCTTCCGCTGCGCCGACTGCGGCCGCGGCTTCGCGCAGCGCTCCAATCTGGCCAAGCACCGGCGCGGCCACACGGGCGAACGTCCTTTCCCGTGCCCTGAGTGTGGCAAGCGCTTTTCGCAGCGTTCTGTGCTGGTCACGCACCAGCGCACACACACGGGCGAGCGGCCCTATGCCTGCGCCAACTGCGGCCGCCGCTTTTCGCAGAGTTCGCACCTGCTCACCCACATGAAGACGCACCGCGGCGCCGCCGCAGCGGCGGGCTCGGGTTCGGCCCCAGCCCCCACGCCCAAGCCCGAGGCGGCCGCCAAGGGGCCGTCCAGCGCTGGCCCGGGGGAGCGCGGCAGCGCCCTGCTGGAGTTCGCGGGCGGCACAAGCTTCGGCTCCGAGCACCAGGCCGCGTTCGCCGGGCCCTCGGGCGCCTACAGGGAGGGCGTCCTGTGA